One window from the genome of Camelus bactrianus isolate YW-2024 breed Bactrian camel chromosome 4, ASM4877302v1, whole genome shotgun sequence encodes:
- the LOC105069974 gene encoding olfactory receptor 1L8-like — protein MERVNQTSSVSEFILLGLSSRPEDQMPLFILFLTMYLITIIGNLLIILAIRSDPQLKTPMYFFLSFLSFTDICFTTTIVPKMLVNFLSGKTISYAGCLTQMYFIYALGNTDSCLLAVMAFDRYVAICDPFHYVTIMSHHRCVLLVALSCSLPHLHSLLHTLLLNQLNFCDSNVIHHFLCDLSPLMKLSCSSTFVNEIVIMIEGSVILVTPFLFIAFSYTRILITVFNIPSAAGKRKAFSTCGSHLTVVTLFYGSIFYVYLQPVSTYTVRDHMATIVYTVLSSMLNPFIYSLRNKDLKQGLRKLMGRRKPQAAPS, from the coding sequence ATGGAAAGAGTCAACCAAACCAGCAGTGTCTCTGAATTCATCCTCCTGGGACTCTCCTCCCGGCCTGAGGACCAGATGCCACTCTTTATCCTCTTCCTCACCATGTACCTCATCACAATAATAGGGAACCTGCTCATCATCCTGGCCATCCGCTCTGACCCCCAGCTCAAGACCCCCAtgtatttcttcttgagtttCCTATCATTCACTGACATTTGCTTCACAACAACCATTGTTCCCAAGATGCTGGTCAACTTCTTGTCAGGGAAGACCATCTCCTATGCTGGGTGTCTGACCcagatgtattttatatatgcttTGGGCAACACTGACAGCTGCCTTCTAGCAGTCATGGCCTttgaccgctatgtggccatctgtgaCCCCTTCCACTATGTCACCATCATGAGCCACCACCGCTGTGTCCTCCTGGTGGCCTTGTCCTGCTCATTGCCTCACCTCCACTCACTCCTACACACACTTCTGCTGAATCAGCTCAACTTCTGTGACTCTAATGTTATCCACCACTTTCTCTGCGACCTCAGCCCTCTGATGAAATTGTCCTGCTCCTCCACATTTGTCAATGAAATTGTGATAATGATTGAAGGATCTGTTATTTTGGTGACCCCCTTTCTATTCATTGCTTTCTCTTACACACGAATCCTCATCACTGTTTTCAACATTCCTTCAGCTGCTGGGAAACGCAAAGCCTTCTCCACTTGCGGTTCTCACCTCACTGTGGTAACACTCTTTTATGGAAGCATCTTCTATGTCTATTTACAGCCCGTGTCCACCTACACCGTCAGGGACCACATGGCAACGATTGTCTACACAGTTCTGTCCTCCATGCTCAACCCTTTCATCTACAGCCTGAGAAACAAAGACCTGAAGCAGGGCCTGAGGAAGCTGATGGGCAGGAGGAAACCCCAGGCAGCACCCTCTTGA